One Gracilinanus agilis isolate LMUSP501 unplaced genomic scaffold, AgileGrace unplaced_scaffold40092, whole genome shotgun sequence DNA segment encodes these proteins:
- the DTX3 gene encoding probable E3 ubiquitin-protein ligase DTX3 isoform X1 has product MGSPVSFVLSRMAACGGSCKNKVTVSKPVWDFLSKETPGRLARLRDEHRISILIDGETSDIYVLQLAPQGPHPAPPNSLYLARKALKGLLKEAEKELKKAQRQGELMGCLSLGGGGEHPELHRPGPPPLRAAPLLPPGARAPLPPPPPLPPPPPPRLREEAEEQESTCPICLGEIQNAKTLEKCRHSFCEGCITRALQVKKACPMCGRFYGQLVGNQPQNGRMLVSKDASLLLPSYEKYGTIVIQYVFPPGVQGAEHPNPGVRYPGTTRVAYLPDCPEGNKVLTLFRKAFDQRLTFTIGTSMTTGRPNVITWNDIHHKTSCTGGPQLCDTPPIPLSLLTPIAIVWSSTLSLGTLSYSPEASPHLCSTQASISFQHVSLP; this is encoded by the exons ATGGGCTCTCCAG TGTCGTTCGTCCTGTCCAGGATGGCGGCCTGTGGGGGCAGCTGCAAGAACAAGGTCACAGTCTCAAAGCCTGTATGGGACTTCCTGAGCAAGGAAACACCAGGGCGGTTGGCCCGGCTTCGGGATGAACACCGAATATCCATCCTCATCGATGGAGAGACATCGGACATCTATGTTCTCCAGCTTGCTCCCCAGGGCCCTCACCCAGCCCCTCCCAATAGCCTCTACCTTGCCAGAAAGGCTCTCAAGGGGCTGCTAAAGGAGGCTGAGAAGGAGCTAAAGAAGGCACAAAGGCAGGGGGAGCTGATGGGCTGCCTGTCCTTGGGGGGTGGGGGCGAGCATCCAGAGCTTCACCGCCCAGGTCCCCCTCCTCTCCGGGCTGCTCCACTGCTTCCCCCAGGGGCCCGAGCCCCCTTACCTCCTCCACCCCCTTTGCCCCCACCTCCTCCACCTCGCCTTCGAGAGGAGGCTGAAGAGCAGGAGAGTACTTGCCCCATTTGCTTGGGGGAAATCCAGAATGCCAAGACACTGGAAAAGTGCCGACACTCGTTCTGTGAAGGCTGCATTACCCGGGCACTTCAGGTGAAGAAGGCCTGCCCCATGTGTGGTCGTTTCTATGGGCAGCTGGTGGGCAACCAGCCCCAGAATGGGCGAATGCTAGTCTCCAAGGATGCCAGCCTCCTGCTGCCTAGCTATGAGAAATATGGAACCATTGTCATCCAGTATGTCTTCCCACCTGGCGTCCAAGGG GCCGAGCACCCAAACCCTGGAGTTCGGTATCCTGGCACCACACGGGTGGCCTACCTCCCAGACTGCCCCGAGGGCAACAAGGTGCTGACTCTGTTCCGAAAGGCGTTTGACCAGCGTCTCACCTTCACCATTGGCACTTCCATGACCACGGGGAGACCAAATGTCATCACTTGGAACGACATCCACCACAAGACCAGCTGCACTGGGGGACCCCAGCTGTGCGACACCCCTCcaatccctctttctctcttgacCCCTATTGCCATTGTGTGGTCCTCAACCCTTTCCCTGGGAACCCTCTCATACAGCCCTGAGGCCTCTCCCCATCTATGTTCAACTCAGGCCTCAATTAGCTTCCAACATGTCTCCCTTCCCTAA
- the DTX3 gene encoding probable E3 ubiquitin-protein ligase DTX3 isoform X2: MGSPVSFVLSRMAACGGSCKNKVTVSKPVWDFLSKETPGRLARLRDEHRISILIDGETSDIYVLQLAPQGPHPAPPNSLYLARKALKGLLKEAEKELKKAQRQGELMGCLSLGGGGEHPELHRPGPPPLRAAPLLPPGARAPLPPPPPLPPPPPPRLREEAEEQESTCPICLGEIQNAKTLEKCRHSFCEGCITRALQVKKACPMCGRFYGQLVGNQPQNGRMLVSKDASLLLPSYEKYGTIVIQYVFPPGVQGAEHPNPGVRYPGTTRVAYLPDCPEGNKVLTLFRKAFDQRLTFTIGTSMTTGRPNVITWNDIHHKTSCTGGPQLFGYPDPTYLTRVQEELRAKGITDD; encoded by the exons ATGGGCTCTCCAG TGTCGTTCGTCCTGTCCAGGATGGCGGCCTGTGGGGGCAGCTGCAAGAACAAGGTCACAGTCTCAAAGCCTGTATGGGACTTCCTGAGCAAGGAAACACCAGGGCGGTTGGCCCGGCTTCGGGATGAACACCGAATATCCATCCTCATCGATGGAGAGACATCGGACATCTATGTTCTCCAGCTTGCTCCCCAGGGCCCTCACCCAGCCCCTCCCAATAGCCTCTACCTTGCCAGAAAGGCTCTCAAGGGGCTGCTAAAGGAGGCTGAGAAGGAGCTAAAGAAGGCACAAAGGCAGGGGGAGCTGATGGGCTGCCTGTCCTTGGGGGGTGGGGGCGAGCATCCAGAGCTTCACCGCCCAGGTCCCCCTCCTCTCCGGGCTGCTCCACTGCTTCCCCCAGGGGCCCGAGCCCCCTTACCTCCTCCACCCCCTTTGCCCCCACCTCCTCCACCTCGCCTTCGAGAGGAGGCTGAAGAGCAGGAGAGTACTTGCCCCATTTGCTTGGGGGAAATCCAGAATGCCAAGACACTGGAAAAGTGCCGACACTCGTTCTGTGAAGGCTGCATTACCCGGGCACTTCAGGTGAAGAAGGCCTGCCCCATGTGTGGTCGTTTCTATGGGCAGCTGGTGGGCAACCAGCCCCAGAATGGGCGAATGCTAGTCTCCAAGGATGCCAGCCTCCTGCTGCCTAGCTATGAGAAATATGGAACCATTGTCATCCAGTATGTCTTCCCACCTGGCGTCCAAGGG GCCGAGCACCCAAACCCTGGAGTTCGGTATCCTGGCACCACACGGGTGGCCTACCTCCCAGACTGCCCCGAGGGCAACAAGGTGCTGACTCTGTTCCGAAAGGCGTTTGACCAGCGTCTCACCTTCACCATTGGCACTTCCATGACCACGGGGAGACCAAATGTCATCACTTGGAACGACATCCACCACAAGACCAGCTGCACTGGGGGACCCCAGCT ATTTGGGTACCCGGATCCCACCTACCTGACCAGGGTGCAAGAGGAACTGAGAGCCAAGGGCATAACAGATGATTAA